GGAACAATCAATCCAACTGCCCATAAGCCAGCAAGGAGAAAGTTTCCTTATGTATCAATTTCATTCCCATCATGAGTTACTACACAACCTACAAATTTTATTAGAACACAATATGCACCAGGAATGGGTTCATTTCAGTGACACTAAGCAAGATCAATCGGTCCCTTTGCAAATCGAACATTTGTATGAGCGTTTATCACATCCTGAACTCGTTACGATCATAGAAGAAGGCCACTTCACCTCTTATCTTCAACCCATCGTACACATGGATACAGGTGAAGTATATGGGTACGAAGCCCTTTTACGCTCAAGGGATGGAAGTGTTTCTCCCGGTGAATTATTTTCGTTTGCCAAACGTGCTGGTCTTCATTCCATGCTCGACCAGAAAGCTCGCGAAGAAGCTGTAAAAGCAAAAGCTGAACTTATTCCATATGGGCAAAAATGTTTCATCAATTTTCTACCTTCAACCATCTATGTTCCAGAACATTGCCTAAGTCATACCTTCAACATTGTAAAGAAATATAATGTTGATCCTAGTGATCTCATATTTGAAGTCGTCGAAACAGAAAAAATACACAGCATCGATCACTTACATAATATATTTTCAACTTACAAAGCATCAGGCATGCACGTTGCCTTGGATGACGTTGGGAGTGGCTATAGTACGTTAGAAGTACTTAGTTTATTAAAACCCGATTTCGTAAAGATTGACCGTGACTATATTCAAGATTGCCAGAAAGACCAATCCAAGCAATCATTTCTTGAATCCGTGCAACAAACAGCATCTGAATTGAACATAACGCTGTTAGCAGAAGGCATAGAAACCACAGAAGAATATCAATGGTTAAGAGAATCTGGTATTCACCTCGGGCAAGGGTACTTCATTGGAAAGCCTTCTCCACAGCCTATAGAATCTTTTATTCTTCCATAAAGGATTCTTCTCGGCCCCATTCTGTCCGCTTAACTGATGTGACTTGAGTGTGTTTGAGGAGAGAAGCCATTACTTTCATCTGCTGATATTTTAAAGGAGACTTGAACCCTCTCATTCGTTCAAACCATTCTTCATATTCTTCAAGACCAACATATTCGGTCTGATAGGGTTCTAGATTATATTCGATCCTATTCGTTGAAGACAGAACCAGCTGTTTGACAGGATACTCGATTCCATGAGCTTTCAGGATACTTTGAATGATTCTCGCTGTACGTTTCAATGAAATCAATGGGCTTAAAAAGCGAGTACGTACGTTTTTCTCCTCTTTATACCATGAACGTTCATCCCCAGGAATATAGGTGACATCTTCTGACTCTTGAAGATGCTTCACACAATAAATTCCCTGGGGATGAACAATAATAGAATCGGCTTCCATTGGTGCTTTCTTAATTTGAAAGATCGGATCATAAAGAAGCAGGAAGGTATCGGGAAACCTTTGTAATAAGTATCGAAGTGTTTCATCATATTCATATGTCTTATCTAGGAAAGACATCTCTGTTAACGTACGAGAAGCCCACTTCAGTTGAAAGGGAAGTAATCCATCAAGGAAGTACTGCTTTAATTCTTGCTCATTTTTCGGAGCGGCCCCTTTATAAATAAAAGAACTTAGTGCCTCATTGTATTCGCTTTCTTCTAATTCAAAGCGACGGTTCCATAAGGATTTCAGTTTTTTCCAGTTCCCTTGTTTTAGGCGAATGAATTGACCTGGATATCGATAAGGATCTGCTGTATACCTCGATACATAATCTTGTAATTTTACTAACTGTGCCATAATAAAAGTTATGCCTCCTCTCCTAATTTAAAGTGTTCAACTCTTTCATACTTTGGTTGCTGATCCGGGTGAATACGAAACAAAGAAAAGGAATGAACAAACTCTTCCTCACCAATCATTGCTTCTGGAATAGATGAGAGAAATTTTTGAGGATTATTCCATTTCTTAGCTAAGGTAATATGCGGGGTGTAGGAACGATTGTCCTTTTTAAAACCCGCTTCCGCACACTGATCCTGCACTTCTCGATGTAGGGCTGTAAGAGAGTTTGTTTTTTCAGCCCCAACCCATAACACTCTAGGTTGATTCTCTTTCCCAAAGGTTCCGATTCCTTTTAATAGGATGGGGAATGGAGAATGAGATCTAGCGACTTTCCTCATTCTTTGTTGTATTTCTTCTACTTTCCCTGGCTTTACTCCACCTAAAAAAGTCAATGTAATATGAAGGTCTTTCGGGTTTGTCCACTGCTTATATGAGACATCTTGCGACAAATTATTTTGTAGTTGAGCTAATGTCTGTTGAGCAGGGACTGATAAAGAAATCCCTATAAAATAATGGGTCTCAGCCACGATCGATCATCTCCTTATGTTTCTGCCTGAGCGGCGTAAGAAGTTTGGCTAACTTCAGAACGTACCAGTATAATGATGAGTAATCCAAGAAGTGTCATCAGAGCAAAGAAGCCATACATCCCATACACGTCAAAGCGGTCTAGCAATACCCCACCAGTAAACGTAAAGAACGCGTTCCCGACCCCATTACCAACTGCAGAGTATAGTCCAACGGCTGTTGCTTGAACATCTTTCGGCGCAGTTTGACGCACGAATAATAACGCAGCTGGTATATAAAGGCCTACGGAAATACCTTGTACAATCGTAGTACTGTAGACAAGCATGGCTGAAGGTTCAAAGAAGTAAAACAACCACCTCGCACCCGACACCGAAGCACAAAGCATCATAACCGGAATAACTCCCATCTTATTAATAACCTTTTGAGAGATATTCATAAACGGGGCTTCACTACCGGCTGCTAAGAGAAAAGCAATTCCCACTCCAGATAAAGTGCCTCCTACAGTGAGAATAAACGTGCCAAAGTAATAGTTGTTAGCAAGCACCGGACCAAATATTAAGAAATTCGACAACAAAAACAAAAGGAACGTTTTTTGTTTCACCAATGTTCTAAAGCCCTCACGGAAGCTCACACCAACATGTTGACCCCTTTTTGGAAAGGCCGTAAGAGCAATAGCCGATAAAACCAGTCCAAAACTAAACGCGTAAAATACCCAGGTTAAATCTTGAGTTACATCTGTAATCCGGCCAACTATAAAAACAGCAATCGCGAAACCAACCGCTCCCCACAAGCGTATATTGCCATATTCTTTATTGAACTGTTGCACGAAGTGAAGAGACAAGCTATCAGATAAAGGAACGACAGCTGATTGAAAGATTGCAACAGCTATAATCCCCAAGAATAAAGTTAAAAACGTATCCATTTGTGTATACAAGAGCGACATAGCGCTTGCCATAAGTACCGCTATAAACAGAAGTAATCTTGGTCGTCTGCTGATATCACTAATCATTCCCCAAATCGGCTGGATAAAAATCGTGACAATTGGGATGGTAGCTACAATAAGGCCAATTTGGGTATGATCCAACCCTTGCTCTTTTTCCAAGTATACAGAAAGCAATGGAAACAGGGATCCAAACCCGAAAAAGGCGAGCACATAAAATAATTGAAAAAATCGATAGGTTCGATTTGGTGAAGTAATGTTCATAGTTGTTTCAAGCCCTTTCTCTAATCTTCATCACTAACGGCAAGTTCATACAAGGCTTCTGCATAAATAAGAGCCGCTTGAAGTAAGTCCTCTACCATCACATGTTCATCTGCATTATGAGCCGTATCAGGACTGTGGGCAAACATCGCGCCATAAGCAACACCCTGCGTTAAAGCTCTTGCGTAAGTAGCTCCACCGATCGCCATCGGTTCTGTCGTATCACCTGTATGCTTTTCATAAATCGAAAGAAGCTTTTGGACAAACGGGTGGTCTTTAGGTAAATAAATGGGCTCTAAATGCTCTTGAATTTCGACTGATGCGTCACTTTCCTGTAAAGAACCAGTGAAAGCATTAAACCATTCTTCAAAAGGGACCGCTACAGGATAACGGGTGTTTAAGCCCATAATGCATACGCCACCCTGGTAAGATAGGGTTCCGAGGTTCATCGTCAATGGGCCTGAAATCACATCAGCACATTCGATAGAGAAAGCTGTTCCTCGACCATCCTCAAACTTATCCCCAATCCACTTCATGAGTTCTCTTACAGATGGAGAGAATGGTAACGTCTCTAAAAACTTAGCCATACCGACAATCGCGTTAATTCCATTACGGGGTTCCATTGCATGAGCTGATTTCCCAGTAACGGTTATGACATATTCCCCATCTTCTTCAATAAGGGAACCTTTATAATCTGTTTGTAAAAGGAATTCATCAAACAGACTTTCAATCTCTTCGTCTGAACTCCCCTCGACGCGTGCTGTTGCTTTATAAGGAACCATATTCAATCGTTCTCCACCATCAAACCTCGTAAGAGTAAGCGAATTTCCCTCTTCTACTTCAATCTTTTTGGTCACTTCCATATCCAGCAACCCTTTTTCGGCATGAATAACCGGGAAGGCAGCGTCAGGTGAGAAACCTATAAATGGCATTTCTTCTTGTTTGAAGTAATGCTCCATACACGCCCAACCTCGCTCTTCATCTGTCCCCAAAATAAGCCGAACCCGTCTCTTTGGCTTTACACCCATATCCTTTAGCCATTTCATTGCTAAAAAGGCTGCCATCACAGGCCCTTTATCGTCTTGTGTACCCCGAGCGAACAACTTACCATTCGACACATAAGGGTCAAATGGATCATGGGACCAACCTTCGCCTGGAGGAACCACATCAAGATGTCCAAGCACACCAATTAACTCCTCACCTTCCCCCCATTCAATATGGGCGGCATATCCATCTACATCTTTTGTGACAAAACCTTCTGATTCGCCTAGTTGAAGCATATACTGTAATGCATCTTGTATAGATGTTCCAAATGGTGCCCCTGCTTGAATCGTACTTGGATCATACATACTAGGGAATCTCAGTAATTCTTGCAGATGTTCAAGGAAATAGGGTTGAAGGGTCTGAAGTTGGTCTTTATGAAATTGAATGTTCATTGTGTAACCTCCTTTAAAATGTCTTGATACGTCTCTTTATCACAGATGATATAGAGTTCTGCTTCGTTAGGGATTTGTTCATCAAGCATACGATTAATGCTAAGGTTTTGACGGTCTGCAATTAATGTAGCTCCATAGTTCAATAATTCTTGGAAAGCATCTCGGTACGTATTCCAACTAGATTTAGTAGGAATATGGTATAGGTCATCTCCTTGATCACGATTTAGTAACTGACTAAATACGCCTGATATCCCTTTAATAAACGCAGAACGCACTGCAAGAGATGATATGGTTTCGTGAGAGAATATAAATTCGTTCACATTCACATGTTCGAAATTGCGGATATGATGCTCTTCCATAACTTCCACTACGGTGTGAACTTCTGAATTCAACGACTCAATCGTGGATGAGATCAGTAAAGTCTTCCCATCTTTAAGCTGTGAATTATGTATTTCATCATCAGCAAATATCAGAACAGCTTTCGCTTCCATAATGTTTGCTTGATGAAGAGTGCTCGGAGCAGCCGCATCTCCACGAACATAATGAATATTCTCCGCTAATAAAGGAGCTTTTTCCATTGTATCAATGATCACAATCTCCGTGTCAGGCTTCGTTGCCAAAATTTCCTTAACCGCAAAAGCAGCTTTTTGAGACCAGCCTATAATAATGTAATGCCCTTTTTCCTTAAACACGATGGTTCCATCCTCCCTCATCTTTCTGTACATTGTTAAGCCATCTACTACTTTCCCAATGACTACACCAATTAGACCAATACCAACTAGATATAAAAAGATTGCAATGAGTCTTCCTCCTACAGTGGCAGGTGATAAGTCACCATATCCTACTGTAGTAACCGTAGTCATGACCCACCAAAACCCATCGAACAACGTAGGAAACGTTTCAGGTTCGACCCACCTGATTAGAAGGGATGAGATGAGAACAAGTGCAATACTACTGAGAAATAATAGCTGGTTATTAATCTTAATCATTTTCAATATAATCCTTCTTAATAAAATCATGGAAACCTCCCTTTTTTACATCCCATTTACACTTTGCCTAATAAAGTGAAGGTTCTGTAAATTTAAGTTGATTCACTAGCTATTATACAACGAAATATAGTAAAATTAAGTCAACTTCCAAGATTCACAGGCACCACATCTAAAACAATCTCTTAAGGAGTGGTTTTTTGAATCGTTCAACTACCCGTATGCTAAGTAGAGTAAAGGCTGTCTATTTATTTATTAGAGAGCACGGGACGGTATCAACAACAGACTTATCAGAGGAGTTTGGTATTACGCACAGAACGGTCCAACGCGACCTGCACGTTTTGCAATACAATGGATTGGTTGAAAGTCCGAATCGAGGAAAGTGGACTATTACAAGAAAAAGAGTCAAAATATCATAATGAAGACTTTGAAACATAATGTCCTAAAGGAAGACCCGGATGAATTAAATCCGGGTCTCTTTTATATCTTATTCACTCTTTTGACCAGTTTGTTGATATAGAAATTCTATTTCTTCATCATTTAATTCTCTATATTCACCTGGCTCTAAATCTTCATCTAATTCAAGGCCAGCCATACTTAAACGTTTAAGGTAAGTTACCTTCTTCTCGACACTCTCAAACATGCGCTTCACCTGGTGAAATTTCCCCTCTGTAATGACAAGTTCAATCTCAGATTCCTCACCTGATTGCAAAATGGTTAAGTCTCCTGGCTTTGTCTTATAGCCATCATCAAGTGTTACACCACGTTCGAAGGCCTTCACATCCTCCTCAGTAACGACACCATCAATTAGCGCATAGTATCGCTTCCCAACTTCTTTCTTGGGCGACAGAAGCTGATGCGTGAGTTTTCCATCATTTGTGAGTAGGAGAAAACCTTCTGTATCCTTATCTAAGCGGCCAACTGGGAATGGCTCAAACACAGCATCCTCTGGCTGTAATATATCAACTACCGTCATGTCATTTTGATCTTCTGTAGCGGAAATCAAACCTTGAGGCTTGTTCATCATTAAGTAAATGAACTCCTTGTACTCCACAGTTTCCCCGTATACTGTTACTTCTTGCTTCTCCGGGTCTACGTGCGTTTTAGCATCCTTAACAGGTTGGGCGTCTACTCGCACCACACCTGATTTAAGGATTTTTTTCACCTCTTTACGCGTTCCGTACCCCATATTCGCTAACAATTTATCAATTCTCACATTATTTCCTCCTTACTTCCGTTTCAAGAAGCGATCAAGAACCTTCACACGGTTCCCTAACACTCTTTCCAATAACGTCGTTTGATAGGCCACCCATAGATAGAATGTCCCACCAATGCCCGCACTAATTAGTAATACACCAAGGGCTGCAAAGCGGCCATTTTCGTAATGTAACCCTGTTAAACTTAACAACCATTTCACGACAAGTACAATGATTGTCATCAAGATGGTTAGTATGAGTACAAACAAGGTTCTCTTATAAATTTGTTTATAGGAGAAATCTGCAGCTGAATGGATCTTCCATAAATTTAATACCACAGCTGTCAACACAGCAATTCCTGTGGTTAAGATAATTCCCTTTGCTCCGAACCAAGTAATAAAGGGAACATTTAAGATCACTTTCAACAAAAAACCTGCTCCAAGGCTGATCACTGCAAATCGCTGTTTGTTTAATCCTTGCAGAATAGAAGATGTGACCGTAAATAAGGCATAGAACAATGCAACAGGAGCATACCAACGAAGGAGGTTTCCTTGTTCACTAATCCCTATTGTTCCACCTTCGCTTAACGTCACACCGAAAAATGTTCCGTATGCTTCATGAGATAGGGTGGCAATTCCCACTACGGCGGGAAGAATAAGAACAACAATAATCTGCAAGGCCTGATTCAACTGATGCTTTAACTGTTGCTCTTTCCCTTCCGTAAAGGATTTTGTAATTGTTGGCAATAACGCAAGAGAGAGACCTGTTGCTAATGTAACCGGAATGATGACTAATTTATGACTATATAAATTAACAACCCCGAATAACTGTTCAGCAATATCTCCATTACCTGCAGCTGCCATAGCCCTGTTAAAGGTCAAGCTATCCACTTGCTGATAGAGTGGCGTTGCAATCCCTACTAGAACGAATGGTCCAGCATAGGTTAAAAGTTCTTTTAGCAGTTTTTGAATGGAGATATCTGTCTGTTCAATCTGTTGCTCCATACGACCATCAAGCATTGGCTTTTGCTTTCGCCAGAAGTACCAAAGTACAACAGCAGAAGCAATCGCCCCAATAAAGGCAGCAAATGAAGCAAAGTTTACTGCTGTTGGAATATCACCAGACCCCATTTCCATCACAATGTAAACAGAAATAAGAAGAAAAGCAATACGTACAATTTGTTCGATTACTTGTGAAACCGCGGTCGGTTCCATGTACTCATACCCTTGGAAGAAGCCACGAACAATACTCATACCAGGTATAATAAGCAACGCAAAGCTAATCATTTGTATAACTTCCGTAACATCTTCTTTTGTAATTCCATTAGGATTATCGGAAATCGATAAGTCTGCTAAAAAGCCTGCGCTAAAGTACATAATAAGAAAAGCAAGGATTCCGGTAACTGCCATTAATCCCATACCTATTTTAAATACTCTGCGACCTGTATAATAATCACCAAGTGCATTATATTTTGAAACAAATTTTGAGACAGCTAGCGGGACTCCCACAGTAGAAACACTTATAAAGATGGTATAAGGAATATAAGCAAAACCTAAAAGTGTACCACCAGTATTTCCTACTAGGGCCTCAAATGGAATAACATAGATCATTCCAAGAAGTTTCGATAAGAAAGTTGCTGCCGTGAGCAACATTGTTCCTCGTAATAACGTCGATCCTGACATAATTTCACCTGCATTTATTGTAGTTTGCAACGGATCTATTTTATCATAGATAGAGTGAACATCGATTTCATTCTGATTACAAAATCAGATTGCTATAGAAAGGACGAACCTAAATGTATGATGTAACCGTACTAGGGGGTGGCCCCTCTGGTTTAATGGCAGCCATTGCCGCTGCTGAAAATGGAGCCAATACCCTTCTAATTGATAAAGGGAAAAAGCTCGGAAAAAAACTCGCTATCTCTGGCGGAGGACGTTGTAACGTAACCAATCGTTTACCACAGGATGAAGTGATTAAACACATTCCAGGGAATGGACGATTCCTTTACAGCGCCTTTTCAACATTTAATAACTACGATATCATCGAGTTCTTCGAGAATCTAGGAGTAGAATTAAAAGAAGAAGACCACGGTCGCATGTTCCCAGCCAGTAATAAAGCAAAAGATGTGGTAAATGCGCTCCTATCCCGTATGGATGAACTGAACATAACAATTATGAAGAATACTCCCGTAGAAACCGTGGATTACGGGGAAAGTCACCATACCATCCACTTAGCTTCTAAAGAAGAGATCGAGACAAAAGCACTTGTCATTGCGGTGGGCGGAAAATCTGTTCCACATACAGGCTCAACAGGAGATGGCTACGCATGGGCAGAGAAAGCCGGGCACACGATTACGGACCTTTATCCAACAGAGGTGCCACTCCTAAGCCAGGAACCATTCATTCAAAGCAAGGAACTACAAGGGTTAGCTTTACGTGATGTAGCGCTCTCTGTCTTAAACCAAAAAGGAAAAACCATTGTAACACACAAAATGGACATGCTGTTTACCCACTTTGGGATTAGCGGCCCAGCTGTTTTACGTTGTTCTCAGTATGTGGTGAAAGAATTTAAAAAAGGCCACCGCCCTGTTCCTATGCTAATTGATTGCTTTCCTGATAAGAAGGAGCACGTCTTATTTGAAGAAGCACGAGCGCTAATGGATGAGAATCCAAAGAAAAGTGTGAAGAATATCTTTAAAGGGTGGGTCCCTGAACGGTACTTGGAGCTCTTATTAACCCAAAATGAAATCGGCCTAGAAGACCGGGCTACGAATACGTCGAATGAGAAGCTTGAGGGATTCGTGAAGAATCTTAAACAATTTACATTCCACGTACAGGATTCACAGTCGATTGAGAAAGCCTTTGTGACTGGAGGAGGCGTTTCGGTCAAAGAAGTGGTGCCAAATACCATGGCGTCGAAGAAAACAGAACGCCTTTATTTTAGTGGTGAAATTTTAGATATCCATGGCTATACAGGTGGATATAACATTACTTCCGCGCTCGTAACAGGTCGAATTGCCGGCACATACGCCGCCTATGATTCTTATCAGTG
The nucleotide sequence above comes from Pontibacillus chungwhensis. Encoded proteins:
- a CDS encoding EAL domain-containing protein, which translates into the protein MILSIDCQWCGTSVSLPSSGYMTVRTTNKYQNWEQSIQLPISQQGESFLMYQFHSHHELLHNLQILLEHNMHQEWVHFSDTKQDQSVPLQIEHLYERLSHPELVTIIEEGHFTSYLQPIVHMDTGEVYGYEALLRSRDGSVSPGELFSFAKRAGLHSMLDQKAREEAVKAKAELIPYGQKCFINFLPSTIYVPEHCLSHTFNIVKKYNVDPSDLIFEVVETEKIHSIDHLHNIFSTYKASGMHVALDDVGSGYSTLEVLSLLKPDFVKIDRDYIQDCQKDQSKQSFLESVQQTASELNITLLAEGIETTEEYQWLRESGIHLGQGYFIGKPSPQPIESFILP
- a CDS encoding nuclease-related domain-containing protein; this translates as MAQLVKLQDYVSRYTADPYRYPGQFIRLKQGNWKKLKSLWNRRFELEESEYNEALSSFIYKGAAPKNEQELKQYFLDGLLPFQLKWASRTLTEMSFLDKTYEYDETLRYLLQRFPDTFLLLYDPIFQIKKAPMEADSIIVHPQGIYCVKHLQESEDVTYIPGDERSWYKEEKNVRTRFLSPLISLKRTARIIQSILKAHGIEYPVKQLVLSSTNRIEYNLEPYQTEYVGLEEYEEWFERMRGFKSPLKYQQMKVMASLLKHTQVTSVKRTEWGREESFMEE
- the thpR gene encoding RNA 2',3'-cyclic phosphodiesterase, translated to MAETHYFIGISLSVPAQQTLAQLQNNLSQDVSYKQWTNPKDLHITLTFLGGVKPGKVEEIQQRMRKVARSHSPFPILLKGIGTFGKENQPRVLWVGAEKTNSLTALHREVQDQCAEAGFKKDNRSYTPHITLAKKWNNPQKFLSSIPEAMIGEEEFVHSFSLFRIHPDQQPKYERVEHFKLGEEA
- a CDS encoding MFS transporter, encoding MNITSPNRTYRFFQLFYVLAFFGFGSLFPLLSVYLEKEQGLDHTQIGLIVATIPIVTIFIQPIWGMISDISRRPRLLLFIAVLMASAMSLLYTQMDTFLTLFLGIIAVAIFQSAVVPLSDSLSLHFVQQFNKEYGNIRLWGAVGFAIAVFIVGRITDVTQDLTWVFYAFSFGLVLSAIALTAFPKRGQHVGVSFREGFRTLVKQKTFLLFLLSNFLIFGPVLANNYYFGTFILTVGGTLSGVGIAFLLAAGSEAPFMNISQKVINKMGVIPVMMLCASVSGARWLFYFFEPSAMLVYSTTIVQGISVGLYIPAALLFVRQTAPKDVQATAVGLYSAVGNGVGNAFFTFTGGVLLDRFDVYGMYGFFALMTLLGLLIIILVRSEVSQTSYAAQAET
- the pepV gene encoding dipeptidase PepV — translated: MNIQFHKDQLQTLQPYFLEHLQELLRFPSMYDPSTIQAGAPFGTSIQDALQYMLQLGESEGFVTKDVDGYAAHIEWGEGEELIGVLGHLDVVPPGEGWSHDPFDPYVSNGKLFARGTQDDKGPVMAAFLAMKWLKDMGVKPKRRVRLILGTDEERGWACMEHYFKQEEMPFIGFSPDAAFPVIHAEKGLLDMEVTKKIEVEEGNSLTLTRFDGGERLNMVPYKATARVEGSSDEEIESLFDEFLLQTDYKGSLIEEDGEYVITVTGKSAHAMEPRNGINAIVGMAKFLETLPFSPSVRELMKWIGDKFEDGRGTAFSIECADVISGPLTMNLGTLSYQGGVCIMGLNTRYPVAVPFEEWFNAFTGSLQESDASVEIQEHLEPIYLPKDHPFVQKLLSIYEKHTGDTTEPMAIGGATYARALTQGVAYGAMFAHSPDTAHNADEHVMVEDLLQAALIYAEALYELAVSDED
- a CDS encoding potassium channel family protein, translated to MIKINNQLLFLSSIALVLISSLLIRWVEPETFPTLFDGFWWVMTTVTTVGYGDLSPATVGGRLIAIFLYLVGIGLIGVVIGKVVDGLTMYRKMREDGTIVFKEKGHYIIIGWSQKAAFAVKEILATKPDTEIVIIDTMEKAPLLAENIHYVRGDAAAPSTLHQANIMEAKAVLIFADDEIHNSQLKDGKTLLISSTIESLNSEVHTVVEVMEEHHIRNFEHVNVNEFIFSHETISSLAVRSAFIKGISGVFSQLLNRDQGDDLYHIPTKSSWNTYRDAFQELLNYGATLIADRQNLSINRMLDEQIPNEAELYIICDKETYQDILKEVTQ
- a CDS encoding DeoR family transcriptional regulator gives rise to the protein MNRSTTRMLSRVKAVYLFIREHGTVSTTDLSEEFGITHRTVQRDLHVLQYNGLVESPNRGKWTITRKRVKIS
- a CDS encoding pseudouridine synthase; translated protein: MRIDKLLANMGYGTRKEVKKILKSGVVRVDAQPVKDAKTHVDPEKQEVTVYGETVEYKEFIYLMMNKPQGLISATEDQNDMTVVDILQPEDAVFEPFPVGRLDKDTEGFLLLTNDGKLTHQLLSPKKEVGKRYYALIDGVVTEEDVKAFERGVTLDDGYKTKPGDLTILQSGEESEIELVITEGKFHQVKRMFESVEKKVTYLKRLSMAGLELDEDLEPGEYRELNDEEIEFLYQQTGQKSE
- a CDS encoding putative polysaccharide biosynthesis protein gives rise to the protein MQTTINAGEIMSGSTLLRGTMLLTAATFLSKLLGMIYVIPFEALVGNTGGTLLGFAYIPYTIFISVSTVGVPLAVSKFVSKYNALGDYYTGRRVFKIGMGLMAVTGILAFLIMYFSAGFLADLSISDNPNGITKEDVTEVIQMISFALLIIPGMSIVRGFFQGYEYMEPTAVSQVIEQIVRIAFLLISVYIVMEMGSGDIPTAVNFASFAAFIGAIASAVVLWYFWRKQKPMLDGRMEQQIEQTDISIQKLLKELLTYAGPFVLVGIATPLYQQVDSLTFNRAMAAAGNGDIAEQLFGVVNLYSHKLVIIPVTLATGLSLALLPTITKSFTEGKEQQLKHQLNQALQIIVVLILPAVVGIATLSHEAYGTFFGVTLSEGGTIGISEQGNLLRWYAPVALFYALFTVTSSILQGLNKQRFAVISLGAGFLLKVILNVPFITWFGAKGIILTTGIAVLTAVVLNLWKIHSAADFSYKQIYKRTLFVLILTILMTIIVLVVKWLLSLTGLHYENGRFAALGVLLISAGIGGTFYLWVAYQTTLLERVLGNRVKVLDRFLKRK
- a CDS encoding NAD(P)/FAD-dependent oxidoreductase codes for the protein MYDVTVLGGGPSGLMAAIAAAENGANTLLIDKGKKLGKKLAISGGGRCNVTNRLPQDEVIKHIPGNGRFLYSAFSTFNNYDIIEFFENLGVELKEEDHGRMFPASNKAKDVVNALLSRMDELNITIMKNTPVETVDYGESHHTIHLASKEEIETKALVIAVGGKSVPHTGSTGDGYAWAEKAGHTITDLYPTEVPLLSQEPFIQSKELQGLALRDVALSVLNQKGKTIVTHKMDMLFTHFGISGPAVLRCSQYVVKEFKKGHRPVPMLIDCFPDKKEHVLFEEARALMDENPKKSVKNIFKGWVPERYLELLLTQNEIGLEDRATNTSNEKLEGFVKNLKQFTFHVQDSQSIEKAFVTGGGVSVKEVVPNTMASKKTERLYFSGEILDIHGYTGGYNITSALVTGRIAGTYAAYDSYQ